A stretch of Rhododendron vialii isolate Sample 1 chromosome 4a, ASM3025357v1 DNA encodes these proteins:
- the LOC131323895 gene encoding uncharacterized protein LOC131323895, translating to MYGVDYAETFFPVAKINFVRILISIAANLGWPLFQLDVKNAFLHGDLLEEVYMEQPPRFSDVMLQFGMRRSHSDHSVFSIHSDRGRVVLIVKIQGRDQYISKKVYARYSSGDWFIRSKAYGDSYGSKRQIPLVFHIGKLVVLKPLPTLIGHDHHLIDGPQLGTVLLLVEI from the exons ATGTATGGTGTTGATTATGCCGAGACTTTCTTTCCGGTGGCCAAGATTAACTTTGTTCGCATTCTTATTTCTATAgctgccaatcttggttggcctttgtttcagttggatgtcaagaatgcaTTTCTACACGGTGACCTGCTCGAGGAGGTgtatatggagcaacctcctag gtttagtgATGTTATGTTGCAGTTTGGTATGCGTCGCTCTCATTCTGATCATTCTGTCTTCTCTATTCACTCAGATCGGGGAAGAGtagtgttgattgt caagatccAAGGAAGGGATCAGTATATCTCAAAGAAAGTATACGCTAGATATTCTAGTGGAGACTGGTTTATTAGGAGCAAAGCCTACGGAGACTCCTATGGATCCAAACGTCAAATT CCCCTCGTTTTCCACATTGGGAAACTTGTCGTGTTGAAGCCTTTACCGACGCTAATTGGGCATGATCACCATCTGATAGACGGTCCACAACTAGGCactgtacttttgttggtggaaatttag